A DNA window from Candidatus Peregrinibacteria bacterium contains the following coding sequences:
- a CDS encoding cyclic nucleotide-binding domain-containing protein — translation MNDYNTILPLLQKVPLFKDLNEEAHKEIIDKITMMYYPANYCIFSKGDTGDALYIVKSGKVRIFDDNANDIAVFGPFNFFGEMALFDDVPRMASVETLEDTEVVILKKEEFFKLVASNENIAHTLSKQYFLRAQVNAVRAEAEQRKNDQ, via the coding sequence ATGAACGACTACAATACAATCCTCCCGCTATTACAAAAAGTTCCGCTGTTCAAAGACCTGAACGAAGAGGCTCATAAAGAGATAATTGATAAGATAACGATGATGTACTATCCGGCTAATTATTGTATTTTTTCAAAAGGTGATACGGGGGATGCACTATATATTGTAAAGAGTGGGAAGGTGAGGATTTTTGATGATAATGCGAATGACATAGCTGTTTTTGGTCCATTTAATTTCTTTGGAGAGATGGCGTTGTTTGATGATGTGCCGCGGATGGCATCGGTAGAGACTCTGGAGGACACAGAAGTAGTTATTTTAAAAAAGGAAGAGTTTTTTAAGCTCGTTGCAAGTAATGAAAACATTGCACATACACTAAGTAAACAATATTTCCTACGTGCTCAGGTCAATGCTGTTAGGGCTGAGGCTGAGCAAAGAAAGAATGATCAATAA